From the Anaeromyxobacter dehalogenans 2CP-1 genome, the window TGGTCCTCATCGCGCTCGCCATCTTCCTGTTCCGCGCGTTCCAGGACGTGGGCGTGCGGCGCATCCCATACTCTCAGTTCAAGGAGATGGTGCGCCAGAGCGCGTTCGAGCGCGTCGTGATCGGGCCGGACTGGGTCCGCGGCGTGCCGAAGCCGGTGGAGGCCGGGGCGGCGCAGGGCGGCGGCGCACAGCCGCAGCAGCAGGCGCAGGGCGAGGGCGAGCGCAACGGCCAGGCGCTGCCCTACGTCGCGACCCGCATCCCGGGAGGCGGCGACGACCTGGTGCAGGCGGTGGAGAAGGCCGGCGTGCCCTACGACGCGGTGGCCGGAGGCGGCATGGGCGACCTGTTCTGGGTCTGGATCGCGCCGATCGCGATCGGGCTGCTGTTCTGGGCCTGGGTGATGCGGCGCATGTCCGGGCAGCTCGGGCAGGGGCCGCCGGGGGTGATGGCGTTCGGGAAGTCGCGGGCCCGCATCCACATGGAGCCGGACACCGGCGTCACGTTCCAGGACGCGGCCGGCATCGACGAGGCGGTCGAGGAGCTGCAGGAGATCGTCGAGTTCCTGAAGACGCCGGAGAAGTACCGGCGGCTCGGCGGCCGGATCCCGAAGGGCGTGCTGCTGGTCGGGCCTCCCGGCACCGGCAAGACGCTGCTCGCGCGCGCCACCGCGGGCGAGGCCGGCGTGCCGTTCTTCTCGCTCTCCGGCTCGGAGTTCGTGGAGATGTTCGTGGGCGTGGGCGCGGCGCGCGTCCGCGACCTGTTCGCGCAGGCCACGCAGAAGGCGCCCTGCATCGTGTTCATCGACGAGCTGGACGCGCTCGGCAAGTCGCGCAACGCCGGCATCATGGGCGGGCACGACGAGCGCGAGCAGACGCTGAACCAGCTCCTCGCCGAGATGGACGGCTTCGACGCGCGCGCCGGCCTCATCATCATGGGCGCCACCAACCGGCCGGAGATCCTCGATCCGGCGCTGCTGCGCCCGGGCCGCTTCGATCGCCAGGTGCTGGTGGATCGGCCCGACAAGCGCGGCCGCGAGCAGATCCTCCGGATCCACGCACGCAACGTGAAGCTCGGGCCGGACGTGGACCTCCGCTCGGTGGCCGCGCGCACCCCCGGGTTCGCCGGCGCCGACCTCGCCAACGTGGTGAACGAGGCCGCGCTGCTCG encodes:
- the ftsH gene encoding ATP-dependent zinc metalloprotease FtsH → MSADEKKGHGQRSERGRGPGGPGTQPRIPLASPAAWLVLIALAIFLFRAFQDVGVRRIPYSQFKEMVRQSAFERVVIGPDWVRGVPKPVEAGAAQGGGAQPQQQAQGEGERNGQALPYVATRIPGGGDDLVQAVEKAGVPYDAVAGGGMGDLFWVWIAPIAIGLLFWAWVMRRMSGQLGQGPPGVMAFGKSRARIHMEPDTGVTFQDAAGIDEAVEELQEIVEFLKTPEKYRRLGGRIPKGVLLVGPPGTGKTLLARATAGEAGVPFFSLSGSEFVEMFVGVGAARVRDLFAQATQKAPCIVFIDELDALGKSRNAGIMGGHDEREQTLNQLLAEMDGFDARAGLIIMGATNRPEILDPALLRPGRFDRQVLVDRPDKRGREQILRIHARNVKLGPDVDLRSVAARTPGFAGADLANVVNEAALLAARRNKNHVTRAEFEEAIERVVAGLEKKSRRINEREKEIVAFHEAGHALVSWMLPFADRVSKVSIIPRGLGALGYTLQLPLEDRYLLTRSELRDRMAGLMGGRVAEEEVFGEPSTGASNDLQHATAVARMMVRDYGMSPALGPVSLGDQNGPSFLGVKGFETRSYSDHTALAVDREVQALVEEAQDRARTVVREHRERLEALAARLLTIEVVEEDEITRLWGPKVVRPGTIEGRGHEESPPETPNRPVAASADASAGFGRSGPQPPQALARHAGGDPDPES